ATAGCCACGGCCTGATCGACATCAGCGGCATCATTGTAAATTTCTATAAAATGCTCGTAGGCTTCAATATCGCCTTTGTTAGACGCCACCACAAAAGCCATACTGTCAATAGCTATTTTTTTATTTTTCAGATCATATTCGAATAGATCAGCATCTTCCAATTCATCAAGGTGATCTTCATTTTGAAGCTTAATATGCTGACAGGCATATTCAATATAAAAATGTGCCGTATCTAAATGATACTTCGGGTAGTTCTCATTGGAATAAAGTAGTGCCCACATATACTCCGTAGCCGGATTCAGGCTATCATCCTCCATAGACTTCAGGAGAATATCTTCCACCTTTTCAAAATCACCCTTATCATAGGCGCGTAGCGCTTGCTTAGTTTTCTCAGCAAAAATATTCTCAGAAAACAATGAAAGGCCACATAATACCAAGAGGAAAACAAATCCTTTTTTCATATTGTCGCTAAAATACATAGAGTCATTGACACCATTGCACTAATATTCGGTGATCGATTTGATCTCAATTCTAAATTAGACTTTATACCATAAATTCGCTATTAATACCATAACGATCCAATCATCTAATGACTACTGAACAACTCAACAAATATTTAGGAAATATTGATTTATATCTATTGGATCAGGTCCTAAAGGGTAAAATCAAGTCTGACGCTAAAATTTTAGATGCTGGTTGTGGTGAAGGAAGAAACCTCATTTATTTCCTAAACAATGGATTTGATGTTTATGGTGTAGACCAAAATCCTGATGCAATTCGGATGCTACAATTTATCATTGGTTCGAACTATTCCCATTATGCTAAGGATCGCTTTCAAGTTGAGCAGTTAGATCAACTCCCTTATACAGATCGTCAATTTGATTATATCATTTGCTCTGCTGTACTGCATTTCGCTCAATCGGAAGAACATTTTTGGCAGATGTTTAATGAATTAGATAGGATTCTTGAGGCTAATGGAACCCTTTTTATTCGAATGGCCTCAGACATAGGACTTCATGGGCATGAAAGTCTGGCGAACGGTCGATTTTATTTACCCGATGGCAGCCAAAGATTTTTAATAAACGAGACCATCATTTCAAAAATTAGCGCAGATTATAACTTCACTAAAATTGAACCCGTAAAAACGGTGGTTGTAGAAAATCAAAGATGTATGACTACGCTTGTGTTGAAAAAAAATGATCAATAGAAAATTGACAATTGTAGCATATTGCTTCCGTCCGTCCGTTATCTTTTCGTTGATTCCATTAAATTTACCTCGTTGCACAGGTATACATGATTAAAAAAACAATTCTACTTTCACTCTTTTCACTGATCACATGGGTCAGTCAAGCACAAAGCTTTTTGGGCTGGCAATTGCACGATCGTTACTTTTCGATTTATGCAGGCACAGGGTGGACAGGGTATATGGGAGATGTAACTAATGGAAGTCCATTCTCTGAAGGACTTTCACACATGAATTTTGGAATTGAAGCGAGGTTATTAACTCGTATTGGTGCTAGAGTACAATTCTCTCGATACAAGCTAGAAGGAACAGATGAAAATGCTGCGGACAGCTCTTTCAACAGACAAAGAAACTTATCTTTTCACTCGACCAATTATGAATGGCAAGTGGAAGGGGTTTATTATTTCCTAAAGTATAGAGGCAAATACCACAAGAGACGAACTTACGAACCCTATATCGCAGCAGGTTTCGGAAAAACCTATTACAACCCGAAAGCGGATTTGACGGACATCAATGATGTAACTACTACCTATGACTTGAGAGAGATTGGTACCGAAACTGAATCCTATGGCAAATCAGCCTGGATCATTCCAGTCAACTTAGGTGTGAAGGCTGCGTTGAACGAATTTCTAAATTTATCTCTTGACTTAGGCTATCGTTTTACATTCTCAGGCCATTTGGATGATGTCTATGGCTACTATGCAGGTCCATTTGAAGATGGTAGTATTGAAGCTTCATTGAGCAATAGAAAAAATGAAGTGCCCGAAATAAACAAAGAAGCGTACGACGCTATGGTACCCGGAGCTCAACGAGGTAACGGAAAAAATGATGGCTATTTTTTGATCAATGTAAACCTAGAGTTATATCTGCCACAAGACCTATTTAGAGGAAAAAATGGACGTCAAAGAAAAGAGAAAATTTTAGGAAAACCTTCTGCTTACGATAAGAAATAGGAACGCTGCAAATGATCAAGTACATACTATATTTTAGCTTACTAGTTTCCTTTGACTCTTTGGGTCAAGACAAGATAAAACTGGCCAAACTCAAATACGACGGAGGCGGAGATTGGTATGCCAACAAAACAGCGCTCCCAAATCTGGCTTCTTTTTGCAATAGGCACCTCCGCATGGATCTGGACAAAGTAGATGAGGTCGTGGAGGTGGGTAGCCCGGATATTTTTCTATATCCATACATTTATTTGACCGGTCATGGCAATGTGGTATTCAATTCGCGACAAGCAGAAAACTTACGTAAGTATATGATCGCTGGTGGTTTTCTACACATTGATGACAACTATGGGATGGACCAATTCATTCGACTGGAAATGAAAAAAGTTTTTCCTGAGCTGGAATTTGTAGAGTTGCCTTTCAATCATCCCATTTACGACCAGAAATTCAAATTCAAAAATGGTTTGCCAAAAATCCATGAGCACGACGGCAACCCTTCTCAAGGACTGGGGCTTATCTACGAAGGTCGTTTGATCTGCTTTTATTCCTATGAATCTGATTTAGGTAATGGCTGGGAAGATCAGTCTATCTACAATGATCCCGAAAGCAAACGACAAGAAGCTCTAAAAATGGGTGCTAATATCTTGTCTTATGCTTTTATGAATTTTTAATCAAGGTTTTTTTCACAGAAGCAAATAAGAAGCTTTCAAAACATATACTTACCCTTGGCTACCCCCTTTTTTCCATCATTCTTCGATTATACAAAGTCAAACCTTTCAATCTTTTTAAATTCACTTTCCTTTTCCGCATGAGCATATCTTAGGTCATGTTCTCGTTGCAAATTCATCCAAAACTCTTCTGTGGTACCAAAAAATTTTGAAAAGCGAATAGCTGTATCAGCAGTTATTGACCGCTTTCCTTTAACAATCTGACTAATTCGAGTCTGCTGAACACCAATTTCCTTGGCTAGTTTATAAGCGGAAATGCCCATAGGCTTCAAGAATTCCTCTTCCAATATTTCTCCCGGGTGTATGTTAGTTTTCAACATTAGTGATAATCTATTATTTGAACATCCTGGGCATTTGAATTAACCCATTTAAAAATAAACCTCCATTGATCATTGATACTAATTGCCCAATATTCACTGAGGTTTCCTTTTAACTTATGTAAGCGATTGGAAGGTGGAATTTTCATATCTTGAATATCACCAGCGGCACTTATCATTATTAATTTTCGTAAGGCTTTATTGGCAATTTCAATACTCCACTTTTTCGTCCTTACACCATTCCAAACTTTTTCAGTATGCTTACAACCGAAACTTTCAATCATATTGACAAATATAATAATTACTATCTTATTACGATAGTATCTCGATAAGATATTAAATCAATCAACTCGAATATCAAACTGATCTAATAAACCAATGAGCCCTTCTCTAGAGAATATTGCTTTAGAGACTTTATTGCTGTGGGGATTGATAGAAAAATGAAGTGCGGTACGTAAATCAGCCTTTTCAAGATTGGTTTGATCGAATTGAGCTTTAGCCAAGTTGCATTCCAAAAATTTTGATTCGCTCAAGTCGGCCTCGACAAAATCAGCCTCTTCTAAGCTGCAATTATTGAATGTGACTCCTTTCAATTTGAGTTGATAAAAAGAAGCTAAATTCATCAAACACTTCTCAAAGTTCATCTCTAATAAAAATGGATTACAAGAAGAAAAATCTACACCTTGTAGTTTGCACCCTACAAACCGAACGTCCTTAAATGCCGTATCACCCAACTTCACTCCTGAGAAATCGCAGTCCTCAAAATCACAATCCATAAACACTCGGTGAGACAAATTAACCTCGGTAAATAGGCAGTTTTTGAAATTACAACTTTCATATTCTCCATTGGAAAATCCGTCTTGAGAATAATCTAAGTTTTCAAAAGTCTGGTCGTAAAAAGACTCCATACTTTAGGAATTTTTGGATTCATATTCTGGACAATCAATTCTAATCTCCTCGCTACTGAGTGATTGGTTGAGGAAATGACAATAATCCTGATCAGCCTTTTTCTCATAAAATTGACATGAAAAACACGTACGCTGTACACTGAGTATTCCTGACTGATTGAGCTGAAAGATCAAATTCGATAAGGAATGGTAAATATTAGCCAATTGGGTAGCGTCTAACTTCTCTAGTTCTTTTCCTACAGGAGCTGCAAATTGCTCGATACCTTCCAATATTTGTTTCCCTGCAGTTGTAAGTCCAATAATATAGCTTCTACTATCTCCCCCAGCATCTTTCTTTTCGATGAGCCCTTTGAGTAACAGAACTCTAACCGCATCGCTGACGGTGGGTTTGGTCACATTAAACTCCTGAGCCAAATAACTCACCTTGCACAACTCTGGTTTGTGATAGGCAACAAATACCAAAATTTGAATTTGAATTGGGCTTAATCCGGTGGCTTTGGATTGATCCCATAAAAGCGTTTTGAAAACTTCTGAAATGCGCTCCAGCCCTACGACCACTTTACTCGTTAGGTTATGCTGCTGCGACTCCGTATCAAATGCACTATTTTTCATAAAATTGTCCAGCGAGCATAATGCCCGCCAGACAAAGTTAGTATTCCTAATTAGTAAGTCAAGCTTCAACACAAATTTATCATTGGAACTTTGTTATGAGAGTATAAATCACAATAAATCAAGAAGTTACACGAATGAAGCATAGCAGAGCTATGATGATTGAGGGTAACAAAACAAAGTGTTTGATTTGAAGTGAGTTTTGCTCGGAATAGATTTTCCAATGACAATTTTGGGTTTAGTCACAATTTTCAAATTCGATGATATCGAAGCCTTTTTCCTCAATAGCCCGAACGGTCTCATCAGTCGCCCTTTCAATGTGGCAGAACTGGCACTTCCTTATCTCCACGTTTTCTACATCCAACTCCTTGCTTGCCAAAAACTGATTGGCGTATTCAAGGATTTGATCACTATCCTGCAATTCAGTTGAAACCAGAATATCAAAATGCATCAGTAAACCGTCGGTTCTATTGACATAGGTATCCCAAACAGCTATATCCATTACTCTTTGCTTACCTGATAGGGAAGAGACAAATCTCCACTAGCTATACTGTACACTTCATACACACCGAGCATCGGTTTGTCACTCAATGAAGTATTCACTTGCATATAAGCCGTCACGCCATCATAGCTAAACGACGATTGGTTATTCATTCGATACATCGGAACAATGACTCGGATAAATGCTCCATCCGTGACCACCTGAAAACCTGGCGAATCCATGTACATGGGCATACCGGGATTAGTTGGAGGAAGCAAAACCTCAGGATCAGAAGCATCAAACTGCTTTACAGCGAGCCCACCGTCCACTCTTTCATCCTCTACAAGAACCACCCAATGGGCGTGCCATTCTACCCCATCATTGTCATACACCTGATCATTGTTTTCATCCCACAACGGGGTGTCATCAAAATCGGGATGAGCGGTAAGCGCCATGGCCACAATTCCTTCTGTGGACGAAAAACCCACATCAGTAGGCTTTAGGTTTGTAGGAAAGACATAACCTAACACAGGAGCTCCATCCAACTGACCGGCCGCTGTAGGAACAGAAACACCAGCTGCTCCCTCTACTTCTATCTCCCAAACATTGATTCCAAACCTTTCCAAATTCGTGACTTGAACAGACTTAATCAATAGATTTTGATCTTCAGGATTTATATCCTGAGAATCTTCGCATGCCCCTACCGTAATCGATAAAAACATCAATGTGAACATAATTACATATTTCATAACATAATTTTAATAAGGATTCCTAACTTTAAGAATTAAAAAAATATTAAGCCTTCAAATCATCTAGTGAAGCACCAAAATTGATATGCAGAACGTTACCAGATGGAGTAACTAATGCCGGCACTGACTTTACACCTGCTTCTTCCGCAGTACTCACTTTTCCTTTGTCTTCACCGAGATGAACAACCTCTACTGCATTAGCATCAATTAAACCTAAAATTTCCTGCTCGGCACTTACACATACCGGACAACCTGCGTGATAAAAAACTGATTTGTTCATAATTATTCATGTTTTGTGTTTGACGATATTGTCAATGCAATTATAGTAAGGATTCCTTACTATAAACAAATTAAAATGAATGATTTTTAAAAAAAACTTACTTAATCCGCTATTACAACAAATGAAGGCGCATAATTGTAGCCTGATTTGGTCAGCGCTCTTTGGTCTGAGCCGTCTGCATTCATCAAGTAGACTTGTTGATCGTTCCGTTTGTTTCCTCGTTCAAATACAATCAATGAACCATCTGGAGACCATTTAGGCCTAATATCCATCAGCGGGTCATTGGTCAGTCTTCTCGTTTTACCGGATGTCAATTCCATTGTATATATTTCCATATTGCCATGAAGATTTCCATAGTAGAGCATAACGCTTTTATCCGCTGAAAGCTGAGGCATAAGTTTATCTCCCTTTCCGGTCGTCAATTGGTTCCATCCAGATCCGTCTGGTTTGATGCTTATGATTTGATAGACGCCATTTATTTGACTGGAGTAATATATCCGATCATCAGATGCCCAACTCGGCATAGTGTTGTTTCCTCCTGTCGATAGCTGCTTGATATTATTACCATCTTTAGTCATAGTAAAAATCTCTGATCCTCCATTTCTACTTGACACGAAAACTATATGGTCACCATCTGGAGACCAAGAAGGACTATACTCTGCGCTGCCTGCATCCGTTAGTTGCTTGAACTCGCCTGACTCCAAATTCATTCGCCAAATCTTCCACCAGCCCTTGCGTTCGGATGTAAAGACCATCATCGTACCATCAGGAGACATCATGGGACTACTATCTTTCCTGGGGTGATTCGTAATTTGCTTCAGACTTCCCTCCTGGTTGATCGAATAGATATTGTCATTATTGTTCACTTGTTTGGTAAACAGCACTTCATAACGCTGAGCACAAACAGCATGCGACGAAACGATTAATAGGATCAGTAACTTTTTCATGGTCTCAAACGATCTAATCTATCCATTAGCGGTTGACCTCTTACATTCAATAAAAAATGCCCCACTCCAGGAAAAACCTCAAGGTTAGAATCAAGACCAAGCTTTTCAAACTTGGACTGCAGTGATTTACTACTACGTACCCAATAACCATCATCAGCCCCGACCAGCAATTGCACTTTGACATCCTCCAGTTTCTTGAAATTTTCGTCCGATGCAGAAACGCTAGCGGGCATCCCTGTTACACTATGAAACAATTCGGGTGCTGCCATCACCAATTTAAAGACTGGTGAACTATTGGCACTGAAACAAACGGCATGAAATTTACCACCTTCGATACTATAGTTCTTCTTTAGATAATTCCTAATAGTCAATAAGGCCTCCTTCTGTCCTGAGCCAAGGTATATAGTCGCATCTATCAAAATCCATGAATCGTTGGCCTTGAAATCTTTCCAATAATAAGAGCCTTCCATACTCTCCAGTTCGGATGGGCCTATGGCTACTGGATAAATTTTTGATCCATCATATGATTTGGGTAAATGCAGAATGAATTGGACTTTTTTACCACCTTCCGATTTGGTTGTGATCAGTTCGGATTGTGCCATGACATTTCCTCCTATCAGGAATATCAGCAGCGTATTGATTATTGTTTTCATACCACTAGTTTACTATCCCATTGGCATAATGTTCATCATAAAGTGACGACCAGTGAGATTAGGGATAAAGCGCTTTTACTTTGAACCTCCAATACTTGTCGGCTTATTCACCATAAAAGTCAGAAGACCCAATACGATATAAATCGATCCACTCAGGTATTTTTGGATGCCGGCAAACTTGTCACTTGTTCTAATATGCTTAGCCAGTTTACCAGACAACAAGACATAACACATGTCACTCACAAAGGCGATAACCAAAAATACCAGGCCCAAAAACAAAATTTGAGAGGTAGTTCCTCCCTTGTCTGCATTGATAAACTGAGGTAAAAAGGCAAAGAAGAAAATGGCCGACTTCGGACTTAAAGTATTTACCACAATTCCTTCATAAAAAATTCTACTAAATGATTTTCTTTCACCGCTGACAGATGTGATGGCAGTGTTTTTTTCAGTAAGCTTCTTGACCCCCAAATAGATGAGATACGCCGCCCCTCCATATTTCAATATAGAAAATGCAGTAGCTGAAGCTACCAATAATGCGGAAATCCCAACGGCTGCGGCAATCACATGAACCATCGCCCCAACTCCAACACCAAGTACCGAAGCCAAACCAGCTTTATATCCTTGTTCTATACTTTTCGTCATAATATAAAGCAATGCAGGACCAGGTACCACTATAAGAATAGTAGCAGCAGCAATAAATAAAAGGATGTTTTCAGGACTTGGTAAGATCATGTTCAATTGGTTTGTTTGGTTAAATATAAAAGAGGATTTTCAATATGAAACCAAGGCTTCACATTTTACTCACAAAGGGAAGGTTTAATACCCAGCGCCTTGCCTGTTAAAACAATTTCTTGTTTCATAGTAACTCCAGGGCTTGCTCCGAGATTGGTTGATTTTCCATTCACTTTCATTTAACTTCAAACTTATGAATACAAGAAAGGTTGCGATTGTTCCACCAGAAGAATTTTCTAAACTCAAATATCAGCAAGCGCCGGAAAGTACAGTCGGACTTCCAGCAGTCGCCTCAGCCATGAAACACATCAGCGAGGAGATTGGACTGATAGATGGGTTGAAAGTGCTCAATAAGATGAATCAGCATGGTGGATTCGATTGTCCGGGGTGTGCCTGGCCCGATCCCGACAAAGAGCGTTCTGCACTTGGCGAATATTGCGAAAACGGCGCCAAAGCCATTGCTGAAGAAGCCACCAAAAAACGTGTGGATGCAAGCTTTTTTAGAAACCATAGTGTAGAAGAAATCAGCCATTGGGATGATTACCATATTGGCAAATCCGGACGAATCACGGAACCATTCTATCTTGCCAAGGACAGCTCCCACTATGCTCCAATATCCTGGAAAGAGGCATTCGGAAAAATAGGCAGCAAGCTACAATCACTAGACAATCCAAACCAAGCAGCATTTTATACATCTGGCAGGACCAGTAATGAAGCCGCTTTTATGTATCAACTGTTTGCTAGAGCTTACGGCACCAATAATCTACCTGACTGCTCTAACATGTGTCATGAATCAAGTGGTACAGGTTTGACAAAAACATTGGGGATAGGCAAAGGCTCGGTAACACTTGAAGACATTCATCAATCGGAATTGGTGGTGGTCATCGGGCAAAATCCCGGCACCAATCACCCTAGGATGTTGGCCGCATTGGAAAAATGCAAACAAAATGGTGGAACAATAGTTTCTGTAAACCCCATACATGAAGCGGGCACCAACGTATTTGTTGACCCTCAAAATCCGCTGAAGATCCTGAAAGGTGGAACAAAGCTCGAAGACTTGTATCTACAAGTAAAAATCAATGGAGATGTGGCACTCCTGAAAGCGGCCCTACTTCTTATGCTCAAAGCAGAAGAAGATCGACCTGGAACTGTTTTCGATCATAAGTTCATAGAAAAAAAATGCGACAACTATCAAGCACTGATAGATCATTTGCATGCCTCTGATTTTGGTACCTGCGTGATTGAAAGCGGTCTAACCGATGAAGAAGTACGCAAGTTTGCAGATCTCCTGATAGCCAAGAAGAAAATCATTTTCTGCTGGGCCATGGGCCTCACCCAACACGAAAACGGTGTAGAAAATGTACAGGAGATCGTCAACATCCTTTTGCTCAAAGGAAGCATTGGAAAACCGGGGGCCGGCACCTGCCCAGTACGAGGCCATAGCAATGTACAAGGCGATCGTACGATGGGAATTTGGGAAAAGCCAAAGGAACCATTCCTGGCTAAACTTGATAAACAATTCCAAATCACGAGCCCAAGAGCTCATGGTTACGATACGGTAGAAACCATTCGAGCCATGAATGATGGACAAGTGAAAGTCTTTATCGGTATGGGTGGTAATTTTATTTCAGCTACACCTGATAGCGTATTCACAGGAGAAGCCGTAAAAAAATGTGATCTAACCGTACAAATTTCGACCAAGCTGAACCGATCCCACATCGTTACCGGAGAAGAAGCCATCATACTTCCTTGCCTTTCTCGATCAGAATCGGACTACCAAAATGGCAAACTTCAGTTTGTCACCACGGAGAACTCCATGGGTGTCGTTCAAAAAAGTGAAGGCAGCTTTGAGCCAGCTTCTGCCGACCTGAAAAGTGAACCTGCGATTGTGGCGGAATTAGCAAAAGCTACACTTCCCAAATCCCAAACGGACTGGGATCATATGATTTCAGACTATGATCACATCAGAGATCATATTGAGGCTGTCATTCCAGGGTTTGAAGACTACAATAAAAAAGTGAGAGTCAAAGGAGGATTTTATTTACCCAATGGGGCTCGAAATGGTGAATTCAATACTGATTCTCAAAAGGCAGTATTCACCGTCAATCCATTACCAAACAACACGATTGATCCTAACCATTTTGTCCTAATGACCATTCG
The sequence above is drawn from the Reichenbachiella sp. genome and encodes:
- a CDS encoding class I SAM-dependent methyltransferase; the encoded protein is MTTEQLNKYLGNIDLYLLDQVLKGKIKSDAKILDAGCGEGRNLIYFLNNGFDVYGVDQNPDAIRMLQFIIGSNYSHYAKDRFQVEQLDQLPYTDRQFDYIICSAVLHFAQSEEHFWQMFNELDRILEANGTLFIRMASDIGLHGHESLANGRFYLPDGSQRFLINETIISKISADYNFTKIEPVKTVVVENQRCMTTLVLKKNDQ
- a CDS encoding DUF6089 family protein; translation: MIKKTILLSLFSLITWVSQAQSFLGWQLHDRYFSIYAGTGWTGYMGDVTNGSPFSEGLSHMNFGIEARLLTRIGARVQFSRYKLEGTDENAADSSFNRQRNLSFHSTNYEWQVEGVYYFLKYRGKYHKRRTYEPYIAAGFGKTYYNPKADLTDINDVTTTYDLREIGTETESYGKSAWIIPVNLGVKAALNEFLNLSLDLGYRFTFSGHLDDVYGYYAGPFEDGSIEASLSNRKNEVPEINKEAYDAMVPGAQRGNGKNDGYFLINVNLELYLPQDLFRGKNGRQRKEKILGKPSAYDKK
- a CDS encoding DUF4159 domain-containing protein codes for the protein MIKYILYFSLLVSFDSLGQDKIKLAKLKYDGGGDWYANKTALPNLASFCNRHLRMDLDKVDEVVEVGSPDIFLYPYIYLTGHGNVVFNSRQAENLRKYMIAGGFLHIDDNYGMDQFIRLEMKKVFPELEFVELPFNHPIYDQKFKFKNGLPKIHEHDGNPSQGLGLIYEGRLICFYSYESDLGNGWEDQSIYNDPESKRQEALKMGANILSYAFMNF
- a CDS encoding HigA family addiction module antitoxin, translating into MLKTNIHPGEILEEEFLKPMGISAYKLAKEIGVQQTRISQIVKGKRSITADTAIRFSKFFGTTEEFWMNLQREHDLRYAHAEKESEFKKIERFDFV
- a CDS encoding type II toxin-antitoxin system RelE/ParE family toxin, which gives rise to MIESFGCKHTEKVWNGVRTKKWSIEIANKALRKLIMISAAGDIQDMKIPPSNRLHKLKGNLSEYWAISINDQWRFIFKWVNSNAQDVQIIDYH
- a CDS encoding pentapeptide repeat-containing protein, giving the protein MESFYDQTFENLDYSQDGFSNGEYESCNFKNCLFTEVNLSHRVFMDCDFEDCDFSGVKLGDTAFKDVRFVGCKLQGVDFSSCNPFLLEMNFEKCLMNLASFYQLKLKGVTFNNCSLEEADFVEADLSESKFLECNLAKAQFDQTNLEKADLRTALHFSINPHSNKVSKAIFSREGLIGLLDQFDIRVD
- a CDS encoding helix-turn-helix domain-containing protein; amino-acid sequence: MKNSAFDTESQQHNLTSKVVVGLERISEVFKTLLWDQSKATGLSPIQIQILVFVAYHKPELCKVSYLAQEFNVTKPTVSDAVRVLLLKGLIEKKDAGGDSRSYIIGLTTAGKQILEGIEQFAAPVGKELEKLDATQLANIYHSLSNLIFQLNQSGILSVQRTCFSCQFYEKKADQDYCHFLNQSLSSEEIRIDCPEYESKNS
- a CDS encoding DUF2024 family protein, with translation MDIAVWDTYVNRTDGLLMHFDILVSTELQDSDQILEYANQFLASKELDVENVEIRKCQFCHIERATDETVRAIEEKGFDIIEFENCD
- a CDS encoding thioredoxin family protein codes for the protein MNKSVFYHAGCPVCVSAEQEILGLIDANAVEVVHLGEDKGKVSTAEEAGVKSVPALVTPSGNVLHINFGASLDDLKA
- a CDS encoding DUF5050 domain-containing protein gives rise to the protein MKKLLILLIVSSHAVCAQRYEVLFTKQVNNNDNIYSINQEGSLKQITNHPRKDSSPMMSPDGTMMVFTSERKGWWKIWRMNLESGEFKQLTDAGSAEYSPSWSPDGDHIVFVSSRNGGSEIFTMTKDGNNIKQLSTGGNNTMPSWASDDRIYYSSQINGVYQIISIKPDGSGWNQLTTGKGDKLMPQLSADKSVMLYYGNLHGNMEIYTMELTSGKTRRLTNDPLMDIRPKWSPDGSLIVFERGNKRNDQQVYLMNADGSDQRALTKSGYNYAPSFVVIAD
- a CDS encoding LysE family translocator, whose protein sequence is MILPSPENILLFIAAATILIVVPGPALLYIMTKSIEQGYKAGLASVLGVGVGAMVHVIAAAVGISALLVASATAFSILKYGGAAYLIYLGVKKLTEKNTAITSVSGERKSFSRIFYEGIVVNTLSPKSAIFFFAFLPQFINADKGGTTSQILFLGLVFLVIAFVSDMCYVLLSGKLAKHIRTSDKFAGIQKYLSGSIYIVLGLLTFMVNKPTSIGGSK
- a CDS encoding FdhF/YdeP family oxidoreductase; its protein translation is MNTRKVAIVPPEEFSKLKYQQAPESTVGLPAVASAMKHISEEIGLIDGLKVLNKMNQHGGFDCPGCAWPDPDKERSALGEYCENGAKAIAEEATKKRVDASFFRNHSVEEISHWDDYHIGKSGRITEPFYLAKDSSHYAPISWKEAFGKIGSKLQSLDNPNQAAFYTSGRTSNEAAFMYQLFARAYGTNNLPDCSNMCHESSGTGLTKTLGIGKGSVTLEDIHQSELVVVIGQNPGTNHPRMLAALEKCKQNGGTIVSVNPIHEAGTNVFVDPQNPLKILKGGTKLEDLYLQVKINGDVALLKAALLLMLKAEEDRPGTVFDHKFIEKKCDNYQALIDHLHASDFGTCVIESGLTDEEVRKFADLLIAKKKIIFCWAMGLTQHENGVENVQEIVNILLLKGSIGKPGAGTCPVRGHSNVQGDRTMGIWEKPKEPFLAKLDKQFQITSPRAHGYDTVETIRAMNDGQVKVFIGMGGNFISATPDSVFTGEAVKKCDLTVQISTKLNRSHIVTGEEAIILPCLSRSESDYQNGKLQFVTTENSMGVVQKSEGSFEPASADLKSEPAIVAELAKATLPKSQTDWDHMISDYDHIRDHIEAVIPGFEDYNKKVRVKGGFYLPNGARNGEFNTDSQKAVFTVNPLPNNTIDPNHFVLMTIRSHDQFNTTIYGMHDRYRGIHNERRILLMNPKDMQKHGFEKEQVVHLTGHYGKETREARNFKVIPYDIAKGCLGAYFPETNVLVPIDHVARESNTPASKFIEVSVSS